Proteins co-encoded in one Fimbriimonadia bacterium genomic window:
- the hemW gene encoding radical SAM family heme chaperone HemW has translation MGELAVYVHTPFCPSKCPYCDFNSYARPEEEHETFTRACELEIRRSEMRGARVGTVFFGGGTPTFLSVERLERLFSALTSTFDITTEAEITAEANPGTVDAERFTALRAMGFNRISIGAQSFHDHELRTLGRVHSSSEISRAVCAARRAGFGNLSLDLMYALPGQTLGRWIESVKAALAFEPEHLSLYCLTIEPGTRFAALDRHGLLDLPDEDVQIAMQEEAERLCAAAGLRRYEISNYAKPGRECEHNLSYWRNEPYAGFGPGAVSYLDGERRKNLRSPARYAAAVLQARDHVEEREKVGEDLWLAETLMVGLRVIEGVPFERLESRVPDSRARLASALNDLKEKGWVEVDECSVRLTREGLKFHDSVTMRLLP, from the coding sequence GTGGGGGAACTGGCCGTTTACGTTCACACGCCTTTCTGTCCGTCGAAGTGTCCGTACTGCGACTTCAACTCGTACGCTCGGCCGGAGGAGGAACACGAGACATTCACCCGCGCCTGCGAACTGGAGATTCGCCGCTCGGAGATGAGAGGGGCGCGGGTCGGGACGGTTTTCTTCGGTGGGGGCACGCCAACGTTTCTCTCGGTGGAGCGGCTGGAGCGGCTGTTTTCTGCATTGACCAGCACGTTCGACATCACGACCGAGGCAGAGATCACGGCAGAAGCGAATCCGGGCACAGTTGACGCCGAGCGCTTTACGGCACTTCGGGCGATGGGTTTCAACCGGATCAGCATCGGCGCGCAGAGCTTCCACGATCACGAGCTTCGTACCTTGGGGCGGGTGCACTCGTCGAGCGAGATATCGCGAGCCGTGTGTGCTGCTCGCCGTGCCGGCTTTGGCAATCTGAGTCTCGATCTGATGTATGCGCTGCCTGGTCAGACGTTGGGCCGCTGGATCGAGAGTGTAAAGGCCGCACTGGCGTTCGAGCCCGAGCACCTGTCACTTTACTGCCTCACCATTGAGCCTGGCACCCGCTTCGCCGCACTGGACCGGCATGGTCTACTCGACCTTCCCGACGAGGACGTGCAGATTGCGATGCAAGAGGAAGCCGAGAGGCTATGTGCGGCTGCTGGCCTAAGGAGATACGAGATCTCCAACTACGCGAAGCCCGGTCGGGAGTGCGAGCACAACCTGTCGTACTGGCGCAACGAGCCCTACGCAGGGTTCGGCCCGGGAGCGGTCTCGTATCTCGATGGCGAAAGGCGCAAGAACTTGCGGAGCCCTGCGCGTTATGCGGCTGCAGTTCTACAGGCTCGGGACCACGTCGAGGAGCGCGAGAAGGTGGGCGAGGACCTGTGGCTCGCGGAGACGCTGATGGTCGGGCTTCGCGTGATAGAGGGCGTACCCTTCGAGCGATTGGAAAGCCGTGTCCCCGATTCGAGAGCGCGGCTCGCTTCAGCTCTTAACGATCTGAAAGAAAAGGGCTGGGTGGAGGTCGACGAGTGCAGTGTGCGCCTCACGCGCGAGGGACTGAAGTTTCACGACTCGGTGACCATGCGTCTGCTGCCGTGA